One part of the Desulfotignum phosphitoxidans DSM 13687 genome encodes these proteins:
- the cysS gene encoding cysteine--tRNA ligase, whose protein sequence is MSLKIYNTLTSKKETFIPIEKDTVKMYVCGPTVYDTSHIGHARSVVVFDMIFRWLTRIGYAVTYVRNFTDVDDKIIKKSNETGEACAAITEKYIDEFHNEMDALNVLRPTMEPKATEHITHIIAFVEKLIDKGKAYAVDDGNVYFSIDAFETYGRLSGRNPEDMRAGSRIAVEEKKKNPLDFTLWKPAKPGEPYWESPWGKGRPGWHIECSAMSHEYLGEGFDIHGGGKDLIFPHHENEIAQSEALFGTQFVKYWIHNGFVDINNEKMSKSLGNFTMIKDVLEKYSPEVIRMFLLSNHYRSPIDYSEQSMYEVGMGLDRIYGFLERLENLGITPDADNTPGGGPLWQAFSDAMNDDFNSAKAMAAVFDTVKKGNKMLDQASDRPDEAVLTELAQIRTDMAAISGILGIFLETPSAWFAAKKDKGMADMTVTPEQVEALIAERTQARKDRNFARADEIRDQLQDMNIILEDGPGGTVWRFA, encoded by the coding sequence ATGAGCTTAAAAATATACAATACACTTACCAGTAAAAAAGAAACGTTTATTCCCATTGAAAAAGACACGGTCAAGATGTACGTATGCGGCCCCACGGTCTATGACACCAGCCATATCGGCCATGCCAGGTCTGTGGTGGTATTTGACATGATCTTCCGGTGGCTGACCCGCATCGGATATGCAGTCACTTATGTACGCAATTTCACGGATGTGGATGACAAGATCATCAAAAAATCCAATGAAACCGGGGAGGCGTGTGCCGCCATCACGGAAAAATATATTGATGAATTCCACAATGAAATGGATGCGCTGAATGTCCTGCGGCCCACCATGGAACCCAAGGCCACCGAGCATATCACGCATATCATCGCATTTGTGGAAAAGCTCATTGACAAAGGCAAGGCCTATGCCGTGGATGACGGAAACGTGTATTTTTCCATTGACGCGTTTGAAACTTATGGCCGGCTGTCCGGCAGAAACCCGGAAGACATGCGGGCCGGATCACGCATCGCCGTGGAGGAAAAAAAGAAAAATCCTTTGGATTTCACCCTGTGGAAGCCGGCAAAACCGGGCGAACCTTATTGGGAAAGCCCCTGGGGCAAGGGACGGCCCGGATGGCACATCGAGTGCTCCGCCATGAGCCATGAATATTTGGGCGAAGGGTTTGACATCCACGGCGGGGGCAAGGATTTGATCTTTCCCCACCACGAGAACGAAATCGCCCAGAGTGAGGCCCTGTTCGGTACCCAGTTTGTGAAATACTGGATTCACAACGGATTTGTGGACATCAACAACGAGAAAATGTCCAAATCTTTAGGCAACTTCACCATGATCAAGGATGTGCTGGAAAAATATTCGCCCGAGGTGATCCGGATGTTTCTGTTGTCCAATCACTACCGCAGCCCCATTGACTACAGCGAACAGTCCATGTACGAGGTGGGGATGGGCCTGGACCGGATCTATGGATTTCTGGAACGGCTGGAAAACCTGGGCATCACCCCGGATGCGGATAACACCCCGGGAGGCGGGCCCCTGTGGCAGGCATTTTCCGATGCCATGAACGATGATTTCAACTCAGCCAAAGCCATGGCTGCAGTGTTTGACACCGTGAAAAAAGGCAACAAGATGCTGGACCAGGCATCGGACCGGCCTGATGAAGCGGTCTTGACCGAACTGGCACAGATCAGAACGGACATGGCTGCCATCTCCGGTATTTTGGGCATTTTTCTTGAAACGCCTTCTGCCTGGTTTGCCGCCAAAAAAGACAAGGGCATGGCGGACATGACCGTGACACCGGAACAGGTGGAGGCATTGATCGCAGAGCGGACTCAGGCCAGAAAAGACAGAAACTTTGCCCGGGCCGACGAGATCAGAGACCAGCTTCAGGACATGAACATTATTCTGGAGGACGGCCCCGGCGGCACGGTGTGGCGGTTTGCCTGA
- a CDS encoding GAF domain-containing protein, whose protein sequence is MILSDCVQARSMLSLAPLLTFWKTELIPRCPHMADLFDGIMERLPLSLKGDIQDISALAEYPDIVHTLMTAVVSPASYDRELTAAFAPCSFEGFYATPGFQHLFLDRGHALKPTLKEKFDSDMDQRFLSVYYLVLERIYGFSGPLLSNLHTRVLTDEKTGLDRYYEEVPDYRFVDLTPVGVPRPLSEADHEWILDHLADQVQLARLIDLSQFEFRGFVIIRVQDVTEKAILSALERDLVDENSIFASPGIQQIESRLQSLFRRPDLGVSISSLKGDQVMVTKNDHHSKVDCLFLNSHHFCLKDLEGSVWMTAAQGDAVFRVADLSKKQPLIHAESEAVTAGIRSMLLSPLVYQGQRIGLLEVFSPHPHDFGPFEAILMSQVTPLFAVALKRGQDELTKQVQTVIKAQCTAVHPSVEWRFEKAALAHLDALRRGKRSPRMEDIVFKDVVPFYGQSDVRGSSRARNQGIQQDLTRQLTLALDIMTSAAAARPWPLLRQYVFRIETLLTALSGGMTSSHESSVFSLLNQEVTETFDSLKGIAGDLDEKIHGYCQEVDPVSGMIHHRQKEYEDSVSALNSGLSAYLEQEDAKIQQAFPHYFEKRRTDGVDYMMYIGAAMMETGTLPSFHIRDMTLWQIMAARGMALCTEKIKPDLKIPLDTCHLILVNHTPLSIRFRYDEKRFDVDGAYDVRHEIIKSRLDKALIKGTGERLTQPGRIAVVYATPNEEKEIVQHIRFLTDQGKLENDLERLDLADMPDVMGLKAFRVGVTLSA, encoded by the coding sequence ATGATTCTGTCTGATTGCGTTCAGGCCCGTTCCATGTTGAGCCTGGCCCCGTTGCTCACGTTCTGGAAAACCGAGCTGATTCCCCGGTGCCCACATATGGCGGATCTGTTTGACGGCATCATGGAGCGTCTGCCTCTGTCGCTTAAGGGAGACATTCAGGACATCTCCGCTTTGGCAGAATATCCGGACATCGTTCATACCCTGATGACCGCCGTGGTGTCCCCGGCATCCTATGACCGGGAGCTGACAGCAGCGTTCGCGCCCTGTTCATTTGAAGGGTTTTATGCCACCCCCGGGTTCCAGCACCTGTTTCTGGACCGGGGCCATGCCTTGAAACCCACATTGAAAGAAAAATTTGATTCCGACATGGACCAGCGGTTTCTCAGCGTCTATTACCTGGTTCTGGAGCGTATTTACGGATTTTCCGGCCCGTTGCTGAGCAACCTGCACACCCGGGTCCTGACTGATGAGAAAACCGGACTGGACCGGTATTATGAAGAGGTCCCGGACTACCGGTTCGTGGATCTGACCCCGGTGGGTGTGCCCCGGCCTCTGTCGGAAGCGGATCATGAATGGATACTGGATCATCTGGCCGATCAGGTCCAGCTGGCCCGGCTCATTGATCTGTCACAGTTTGAATTCAGGGGATTTGTGATCATCCGGGTTCAGGATGTGACGGAAAAAGCGATTCTGTCGGCCCTGGAGCGGGACCTGGTGGATGAGAATTCCATTTTTGCATCTCCGGGGATCCAGCAGATCGAATCACGGCTTCAATCCCTGTTCCGGCGGCCGGACCTGGGGGTGTCCATCTCCTCGCTCAAGGGAGACCAGGTCATGGTGACCAAAAATGATCACCACTCAAAGGTGGATTGCCTGTTTTTAAATTCCCATCATTTTTGTCTCAAAGACCTGGAAGGATCGGTATGGATGACGGCAGCCCAGGGAGATGCCGTGTTCCGGGTGGCGGATCTGTCAAAAAAACAGCCGCTGATTCATGCCGAATCAGAAGCCGTGACCGCGGGTATCCGGTCCATGCTGCTGTCGCCTCTGGTATATCAGGGTCAACGGATCGGGTTGCTGGAGGTTTTTTCTCCCCATCCCCATGATTTCGGCCCGTTTGAAGCGATCCTCATGAGCCAGGTGACCCCGTTGTTTGCCGTGGCCCTGAAACGGGGCCAGGATGAATTGACCAAACAGGTCCAGACCGTGATAAAGGCCCAGTGCACCGCGGTGCACCCCTCTGTGGAATGGCGGTTTGAAAAGGCGGCCCTGGCCCATCTGGATGCCTTGCGCCGGGGAAAGCGTTCCCCGAGAATGGAGGATATTGTTTTCAAGGATGTGGTGCCGTTTTACGGGCAGTCTGACGTCCGGGGATCTTCCAGGGCCAGAAACCAGGGAATTCAGCAGGATTTGACCCGGCAGCTCACCCTGGCACTGGATATCATGACATCAGCGGCCGCAGCGCGGCCCTGGCCATTGCTGCGTCAATATGTGTTCCGGATCGAAACTTTGCTGACGGCTCTGTCCGGCGGAATGACCTCCAGTCATGAAAGCAGTGTGTTTTCACTTCTCAATCAGGAAGTGACTGAAACCTTTGACTCGCTGAAAGGAATTGCCGGTGATCTGGATGAGAAAATCCATGGTTACTGCCAGGAGGTGGATCCGGTGAGCGGCATGATCCATCACCGGCAAAAAGAATATGAGGACAGTGTGTCAGCCCTGAATTCAGGCCTTTCCGCTTATCTGGAGCAGGAAGATGCAAAAATTCAGCAGGCGTTTCCCCATTATTTTGAAAAACGCCGGACCGACGGGGTGGACTACATGATGTATATTGGTGCCGCCATGATGGAAACCGGTACCCTGCCGTCATTTCATATCCGGGATATGACCCTGTGGCAGATCATGGCGGCCCGGGGCATGGCGCTTTGCACGGAAAAGATCAAGCCGGACCTGAAGATCCCGCTGGATACCTGTCATCTCATTCTGGTGAACCACACCCCGCTGTCCATCCGGTTCCGGTATGATGAAAAACGATTTGATGTGGACGGAGCCTATGATGTCAGACATGAAATCATCAAGTCCCGGCTGGACAAAGCCCTGATCAAGGGCACCGGAGAACGCCTGACCCAGCCGGGGCGCATTGCCGTGGTGTATGCCACTCCGAATGAAGAAAAGGAGATTGTGCAGCACATCCGGTTTCTCACGGATCAGGGAAAACTGGAAAATGACCTGGAGCGCCTGGACCTGGCCGATATGCCCGATGTCATGGGACTCAAGGCGTTCCGGGTGGGGGTGACCCTGTCGGCCTGA
- a CDS encoding trimethylamine methyltransferase family protein yields MIDRMQRLSFQDLTRIHDASMNVLRHTGIDFNHERIAGLFKSRGFKTDGTRVYFEETDIYRALSTTVPSFTLHARNPARNVTIGGPDGFVFIPTGGATYIAGTDGTQRPATFDDFKACCKLVQTSDQVDMGGYLMVQPTDLPWETANLDMMLAYMTLCDKPVFGASGSGQEAADALEMAAIIFGGREKMLDMPVVAAVANTLSPLRFSKEEGDVILQMAGWRQPVVISNMILAGVSGPVSLPELLVLENAEVLAGVVLTQLVSPGAPVLYGSSSAPIDMRTMVSAVGTSEAVKIASATAQMAGFYKLPCRAGGSLTDAHLPDAQALAEGTLMLSTVVRNGAHFIYHACGQMGSYISMGYEKWLLDEEICRMVRNILTPMIPAGETIDTDLVNQVGIGGQYLTHPSTFQKFRNLSASRLFNRKDYSRWQKSGAMRVEDQAYKALGPRLENYEKPPIDPGLEHALTAYVTARKFNHQPAARFLD; encoded by the coding sequence ATGATCGACCGGATGCAGCGGCTCTCTTTTCAGGACCTGACCCGGATTCACGACGCATCCATGAATGTTTTGCGCCACACCGGCATTGATTTCAACCATGAACGTATCGCCGGTCTGTTCAAGTCCCGGGGATTTAAAACAGACGGCACCCGGGTTTATTTTGAAGAAACCGACATCTACCGCGCGCTTTCCACCACGGTGCCGTCCTTTACCCTGCATGCCAGAAATCCGGCGAGAAATGTGACCATCGGCGGCCCGGACGGGTTCGTGTTCATCCCCACAGGCGGGGCTACTTATATTGCCGGCACTGACGGGACCCAGCGGCCGGCCACATTTGACGATTTCAAGGCCTGCTGCAAACTGGTTCAGACCTCGGATCAGGTGGATATGGGCGGGTATCTCATGGTTCAACCCACGGACCTGCCCTGGGAGACCGCCAACCTGGACATGATGCTGGCCTACATGACCCTGTGCGACAAACCTGTTTTCGGGGCCTCGGGCAGTGGCCAGGAAGCGGCAGATGCCCTGGAGATGGCCGCCATTATTTTCGGAGGCCGGGAAAAGATGCTGGATATGCCGGTGGTGGCGGCCGTGGCCAATACCCTGTCCCCTTTACGTTTTTCCAAGGAAGAAGGGGATGTGATTTTGCAGATGGCGGGCTGGCGCCAGCCCGTGGTGATTTCCAACATGATCCTGGCCGGGGTCAGCGGACCGGTGTCCCTGCCGGAACTGCTGGTTTTGGAGAACGCGGAAGTGTTGGCCGGTGTGGTGCTCACCCAGCTGGTGAGTCCGGGAGCCCCGGTACTGTATGGCTCTTCTTCCGCACCCATTGACATGCGCACCATGGTGTCGGCCGTGGGCACGTCCGAAGCCGTCAAGATCGCCAGTGCCACGGCCCAGATGGCCGGGTTCTACAAGCTTCCCTGCCGGGCCGGGGGCAGCCTCACCGACGCCCATCTGCCCGATGCCCAGGCCCTGGCCGAAGGCACACTCATGCTTTCCACGGTGGTGCGCAACGGGGCCCATTTCATCTATCATGCCTGCGGCCAGATGGGGTCGTATATCTCCATGGGGTATGAAAAATGGCTTCTGGACGAGGAGATCTGCCGCATGGTCAGAAACATCCTCACTCCCATGATTCCGGCCGGGGAAACCATTGACACGGACCTGGTGAACCAGGTGGGCATCGGGGGGCAGTATTTAACCCATCCTTCCACGTTTCAGAAGTTCCGGAACCTGTCTGCATCGCGTCTTTTTAACCGCAAAGACTACTCCCGATGGCAAAAAAGCGGGGCCATGCGGGTGGAGGATCAGGCATACAAAGCGTTAGGGCCCCGGCTGGAAAATTACGAAAAACCGCCCATCGACCCGGGACTGGAACATGCCCTGACCGCTTATGTGACGGCCAGAAAATTCAACCACCAGCCCGCAGCCCGGTTTCTGGACTGA
- a CDS encoding glutamine--tRNA ligase/YqeY domain fusion protein codes for MEETINRGHFIETIIRQDVADNKNDGRVATRFPPEPNGYLHIGHAKSICLNFNMAQKFSGLCNLRFDDSNPAKEKQIYIDSIESTVHWLGFDYGSALFASDYFDQLYVFAKELIEKGLAYVCSLPAEEIRAYRGTLTEPGKNSPFRDRSAAENLDLFSRMKNGEFEEGTHTLRAKIDMASPNINLRDPVIYRIKKAPHPRTGDKWCIYPMYDFTHCVSDALEGITHSLCSLEFEDHRPLYDWYLDNLSVPCHPQQIEFARMNINYTVLSKRKLQLLVDQGHVAGWDDPRLPTLEGMRRRGYTPSAIRKFCDTIGVSKKESRIDVGLLESCLREDLNENAPRAMGVLRPLKVIIENYPEDKTETLTSMVHPQKPEMGTREITFSKEIYVEQDDFMEDPPKKFFRLGPGREVRLRSAYLVTCKQVVKDDQGHVTSLICTYDPATKGGNAPDGRKVKGTIHWVDAGNCLSARVNLYDRLFMDEDPEKGGQDFTQNLNPASLEILNDCKLEKNLAHARPEQVFQFERLGYFCLDVKDSTSSAPVFNRTVTLRDTWAKVTGKQR; via the coding sequence ATGGAAGAGACGATCAACAGAGGCCATTTTATCGAGACCATTATCCGACAGGATGTGGCAGACAACAAAAACGACGGCCGGGTGGCCACCCGGTTTCCGCCGGAACCTAACGGATACCTGCACATCGGGCATGCCAAATCCATCTGCCTGAATTTTAACATGGCCCAAAAATTTTCCGGCCTTTGCAACCTGCGGTTTGATGACTCCAATCCGGCCAAGGAAAAACAGATCTATATCGATTCCATTGAATCCACGGTGCACTGGCTGGGGTTTGATTACGGCAGCGCCTTGTTTGCATCGGATTATTTTGATCAATTATATGTTTTTGCCAAAGAACTCATTGAAAAAGGCCTGGCCTATGTGTGCAGCCTGCCGGCCGAAGAGATCCGGGCATACCGGGGCACCTTGACTGAACCGGGAAAAAACAGCCCGTTTAGGGACCGGTCCGCAGCCGAGAACCTGGATCTGTTTTCACGCATGAAAAACGGGGAGTTTGAAGAAGGAACCCACACCCTGCGGGCCAAAATCGACATGGCTTCCCCCAATATCAATCTGCGGGACCCGGTGATTTACCGCATCAAAAAAGCCCCCCATCCCCGAACCGGGGACAAGTGGTGCATCTATCCCATGTATGATTTCACCCATTGTGTGTCCGATGCCCTGGAAGGCATTACCCATTCTTTGTGCAGTCTGGAATTTGAAGACCACCGGCCCCTGTATGACTGGTACTTAGACAATCTGTCCGTGCCCTGTCACCCGCAGCAGATCGAATTTGCACGCATGAATATCAATTACACAGTGCTGTCCAAGCGCAAGCTCCAGCTCCTGGTGGACCAGGGCCATGTGGCGGGCTGGGACGATCCCCGGCTGCCCACCCTGGAAGGGATGCGGCGGCGGGGGTACACGCCTTCTGCCATCCGGAAATTCTGCGACACCATTGGCGTGTCCAAAAAGGAAAGCCGCATCGACGTGGGCCTGCTGGAGTCCTGCCTCAGAGAAGACCTCAATGAAAACGCGCCCCGGGCCATGGGGGTGCTTAGACCTTTGAAGGTGATCATTGAAAATTATCCGGAAGATAAAACTGAAACCCTGACATCCATGGTCCACCCCCAGAAACCGGAGATGGGCACCCGGGAAATCACTTTTTCAAAAGAGATTTATGTGGAGCAGGATGATTTCATGGAAGATCCTCCGAAAAAGTTCTTCCGCTTAGGCCCGGGCCGGGAGGTGCGGCTGCGCAGTGCGTATCTGGTGACCTGCAAACAAGTGGTCAAAGATGATCAGGGACATGTCACATCCCTGATCTGCACCTATGATCCGGCAACAAAAGGCGGCAATGCGCCGGACGGTCGAAAGGTGAAAGGCACCATTCACTGGGTGGATGCCGGCAACTGCCTGTCCGCCCGGGTCAATCTCTATGACCGGCTGTTCATGGATGAAGATCCGGAAAAAGGGGGACAGGATTTTACACAGAATCTGAACCCCGCATCCCTGGAAATCCTGAATGACTGCAAACTGGAAAAAAATCTGGCCCATGCCCGGCCGGAACAGGTGTTTCAGTTTGAGCGCCTGGGGTATTTCTGTCTGGATGTCAAAGACAGCACTTCATCCGCTCCGGTGTTCAACCGCACCGTGACCCTGCGGGATACCTGGGCCAAAGTAACGGGAAAACAACGATAA